The genomic window CGAGATGGGCGAGCATCCGCCACAAGCTCTGCCGACCGCGAAGGACCGGAGCCGCATTGCGGGCCGGCTGGCCGAGCGTTTCGACCCGCACGCGGTCGCCGCGCACCAGACCGATGAATCCCAGCGCCGCGGCCAGTTGCTTCGCGCATTGCAGCTTCGTCGGGTCGCCAAAGGCCATCGACGGACTGGCGTCGATCAACGAATAGAAATGCAGGTCCTCTTCCTCGAGAAACATCTTGAGGAACAAGCGGTCCAGCCGGGCGTAGGTGTTCCAATCGATGAACCGCAGGTCGTCGCCCGGCACATAGCCTCGGAAATCGGCGAACTCGACGCTCTGCCCTTTCCGCTTGCTCCGCCGTTCCCCCTTCATTCGACCGCGAAAGATCTTGCGGCTGATTAACTCCAGCCGTTCGAGTTGAGCGAGCAGCTCTGGGCTGAGCAGGGGAGCTGAGACAGCAGGCATCGGAAAATCATGCTCGGGTTAATGACGAATGCCTAATGTCTAAAGAATGACGAAGCACGAATGTCGAATGGGCCATGACTACTGCTTGCGATTAGTCATTTGGACATTCGAGCTTCTTTAGTCATTAGGATTTCGTCATTCGTCATTTGGCAAGTCCAGCGCATCACAACAGACTTTCCAGCAGCAGCCGCATTTTCCGCATCTCGCCGATGTGATCCACTTCGTCCGTCGGAGCGATGTGGACCGACAAGGCCCGATTGTAATGCACCATGGCCAACTGCGTGATCAGCCGACCGTATTCGATTTCGCCCTGACCGACACGGACCTGAAACTTGTCTTTCCGCGTGTCGCGCAGATGCGTGTGATAAACGTGCTTGAACACTTGATCGTAACTATTCCCTTTGTGCGGTCCGCAAATGAAATGGCTCGGGTCGAGCGTGATCCCCAATCCTTTCACGTTGCTGCACAACACGACGGCCGTGTCGGGATCCTGCGTGATCCGCCCGACTTCCGTCTTCACGCCGACGAGCACGCCATCTCCCGAGGCGATCTTCACCAACTCCTGCAGACGTTCGATCTCGGCGTTGAACGGCGTGCCCAATTCGGCCCCTGGCACGGCGATGGTCACCACCTTCGTCGCCTTCGCCAGGCGGCAGCACGCGGCGAACTGCCGGTAGTAATCGTCTCCCGGCGCGATGTCGACGGAATAGGCCACCGGTGTCAACCGTTGCGTGTCGCGGCAGATGGCCACCGCCTTGTCGGTGTCGGCGAGCACCTCGGAGGGTTTCAGCCCATTGCCGGTTTCGTTGATCGCGATCTCGACGCTGGTAAATTCAAGATCGACCAGCCGCTGCAAAGCGTCGTTCAGCGAAAGATCGGGAAAGCACTCGGTCGAAGCGGTGACAAACACTCGCGAAACTCCTTTTTCAAACGGAACAGCGTTGGTCGCATTGTCATATCAGCCTCCGTAGCTTACCGCTGGCGGATGGTTTCTGGCAACACCCTGCGGGCCGCGTTGCTTGCGGCGGGTGCGGCACTAGAATGAGGTGGCCGATCCGATTCCCGGCCGCTCCATCGAGGCCGTTTCCGCACGCCATCACACGCCATAAGGAGTCCCGCCATGTCTGCCGCTGCTCCCAATCCGAATCCGCCCGGCCATTTCGCCTCTTCGCCGCGTCCGCCCGAGCCGCCGCACTGGCAGCCGCCGACGCGGATCGTGCTCGAGCAAGGGGGCTTCTTCGGACGCTGGGGTGGCCGGCTCGGCTGGCTGGCATTCTTGATTGCCCTGATCGTCATTTATTCGATGTACAGCAAGTACCAGAGCTATTTTCAGACAAGTCCCGGCCTGGAAGAGCGGTATTACTCCCTCTCGCCGATCGCGACCGACAAAGTGGCGATCATCGACATCGAAGGGGTCATCATGCACAGCGACGGTTTCGCCAAGTGGCAAATCGATCGAGTGCGCCACGATCCGAGCATCAAGGCGGTCGTGGTGCGGATCGATTCGCCTGGCGGCACCGTGACCGGCAGCAACTACCTCTATCATCAATTGATGGAATTGGCGAAGGAGCGCAACATCAAGCTCGTCGTGAGCATGGGTGGTATCTGCGCCAGCGGAGGCTACTATACGGCAATGGCCGTGGGCGCCACGCCCGACAGTATCTTCGCCGAGCCGTCCACCTGGACCGGCTCGATCGGAGTGGTCATCCCGCACTACGATCTCACCGGGCTGCTCGAAAAACTGGCCGTGACCGACGATTCGATCGTGAGCAATCCGCTCAAGCTCACCGGCAGCCCGACGCGCAAGTTTCCCCCCGAGCTGGCCGAAAAGGAAAAGGCCATTTTGCAGGGTCTGGTGGACGATAGCTTCAAGGAATTCAAGGACATCGTTAAATCCGGCCGTCCGAAATTCCAAAACGACGATAAAGCCCTCGATGCTGTCGCTACCGGGCAGGTCTTCTCGTCCAGTCAGGCCCTCGACAAGGGACTGGTCGATAAGACCGGCTACATCGAAGACGCCATCGATCGGGCGATCGCGCTCAACAACTTGAGCAAAGACAGCGTGCGGGTGGTGAAATACTCGCGGCCGAAGGGCCTGCTGGATGACGTGCTCGGCGGCCCGCTCGGCGAAAACCAGCGCGCCCGGCTCGACTTGGCCACGCTGCTCGATCTCACGGCCCCGCGAGCGTATTACCTTTGCACTTGGCTTCCGGCAATCGCGGCGACGCGCGAGTGAAACGCCTACCCCTCCGCCTTCTCCGGCAGCTTCTCCAGGATTTCCAGGAGGACGTGGTCGGTGGTGATCCCTTCGGCTTGGGCCTCGAAGTTGAGGATCACGCGGTGGCGCAGGGCGGGGAGGTAGACGCGGCGGATGTCTTCGAAGCTGACGTTATAGCGGCCTTCGAGCAGCGCGCGGACTTTCGCCGCCAGCGCCAGTGTTTGCGCGCCGCGCGGGCTGGCGCCCCAGCGGAGATATTGGTTCGTGATCGGCAGGGCGAACGGGCCTTCGGGATGCGTCGCCAGCGTCAGCCGCACGATATAGTCGCGCACGTGCTCGGCCAGAATCACCTCGCGGATCAGTTCCTGCCAACGCATGATCTCCGGGCCGTCCATCACCTTTTCCGGCTCGAGCTTCACGCCGCCCGTTGTCCGATCGACGATCTTCGCCAACTCCTCGCGGCTGGAATAGCCGACGACGAGCTTGAACAGGAAG from Pirellulales bacterium includes these protein-coding regions:
- the sppA gene encoding signal peptide peptidase SppA, with translation MSAAAPNPNPPGHFASSPRPPEPPHWQPPTRIVLEQGGFFGRWGGRLGWLAFLIALIVIYSMYSKYQSYFQTSPGLEERYYSLSPIATDKVAIIDIEGVIMHSDGFAKWQIDRVRHDPSIKAVVVRIDSPGGTVTGSNYLYHQLMELAKERNIKLVVSMGGICASGGYYTAMAVGATPDSIFAEPSTWTGSIGVVIPHYDLTGLLEKLAVTDDSIVSNPLKLTGSPTRKFPPELAEKEKAILQGLVDDSFKEFKDIVKSGRPKFQNDDKALDAVATGQVFSSSQALDKGLVDKTGYIEDAIDRAIALNNLSKDSVRVVKYSRPKGLLDDVLGGPLGENQRARLDLATLLDLTAPRAYYLCTWLPAIAATRE
- a CDS encoding sugar phosphate isomerase/epimerase gives rise to the protein MFVTASTECFPDLSLNDALQRLVDLEFTSVEIAINETGNGLKPSEVLADTDKAVAICRDTQRLTPVAYSVDIAPGDDYYRQFAACCRLAKATKVVTIAVPGAELGTPFNAEIERLQELVKIASGDGVLVGVKTEVGRITQDPDTAVVLCSNVKGLGITLDPSHFICGPHKGNSYDQVFKHVYHTHLRDTRKDKFQVRVGQGEIEYGRLITQLAMVHYNRALSVHIAPTDEVDHIGEMRKMRLLLESLL
- a CDS encoding DUF58 domain-containing protein, whose translation is MPAVSAPLLSPELLAQLERLELISRKIFRGRMKGERRSKRKGQSVEFADFRGYVPGDDLRFIDWNTYARLDRLFLKMFLEEEDLHFYSLIDASPSMAFGDPTKLQCAKQLAAALGFIGLVRGDRVRVETLGQPARNAAPVLRGRQSLWRMLAHLEAIEPVETTSLADGVKDFCIRNSGKGILILISDLMDKQGYESALRYLVAREMDVYVIQVLSAEEIEPEIKGDLRLVDCEDGDAAEITVSAPLLARYRRTLAAFVDGAKTFCNRRGMSYLMARNDLPVEQLVTRYLRTRGLVR